Proteins from one Leptonema illini DSM 21528 genomic window:
- a CDS encoding rhodanese-like domain-containing protein — protein sequence MRFLVLAVMAVSLASCSPSNSSNPSGASPSGPSAIEQAIKDGALIVDVRTPAEFASGHYPGAVNIPLDEIDRRMNELGADTNRPIVLYCRSGRRSGIALDQVRRAGYTKAFNGINQSSMPCPTGKC from the coding sequence ATGCGTTTCCTTGTTCTTGCTGTTATGGCCGTTTCTCTTGCTTCGTGCAGCCCTTCGAATTCTTCGAACCCTTCCGGGGCGTCCCCGTCCGGACCTTCTGCCATCGAGCAGGCGATTAAAGACGGGGCGCTCATTGTCGATGTGCGTACTCCGGCAGAGTTTGCATCGGGACACTATCCTGGAGCAGTGAACATCCCGCTTGATGAGATCGATCGCCGTATGAACGAACTTGGCGCCGATACGAACCGCCCGATCGTGCTCTACTGTCGTTCCGGTCGCCGTTCGGGCATAGCGCTTGATCAGGTGCGCCGCGCCGGTTACACCAAGGCCTTTAACGGCATCAACCAGTCGTCGATGCCTTGCCCGACCGGAAAATGCTGA